The Phormidium yuhuli AB48 DNA window CTCCTCGGTTTAGGTTCCGTTGCCTTAGCGTCCCGGTTCCTGCGCCGCAAGTCAGAAGACGCTTAGGTCTCTTGGGTGTTCAGACCTCTAGCCTAGTTTAGCGGCTCAGGCCCTTCACAATTTTAAAGGCGCTCCATCTTCTCTCCATACCCCCCGATTTAGGTCGGGGGGTTTTTTAGCGTCACTTTTGCGTAGATACACAGTGAAATATGTCAAAATGCCCATGAATGGGAGTGTGAGTTAGAGAATAGTTCTTGAAGCTTGCATGAAGACACGCAGGGAAAATTATGAAGTTTCAATGAAATTTGCGTAGCTTTGGCTACATACTAGAATGATTGGGCTAAAATTCCTGTAGAAATACGTAAATTCTAGACCAAAGCCTACCGTTGCGGTTTTCTCTAAGTATTTTCCTTGATACCCCTTTTAGGATGTCCCGAACATGAAACGACTGAACTCAACCACGACAACCCTCTGCGGCGTTGCTGTTGCCACTGTCACCTCCTTCTCCATTGGTGTCGAATCCGCAAATGCCCTATTCCATATCTCCGGTACAACCTGCTCGACTGATAACTTCACGGAATCTACTTGCGGACAGGGAACCTTAACAATACCCCTGGCCTGTCTAACTTCATTGTTTGGGGACGCATCAAGGATGATGACCATGAGACTGTTCCTGAACCCGCTGCTCTCCTCGGTTTAGGCGCGATCGCCCTAGCCTCCCGCCGCCTCCGCCGCAAGTCTGACGACGCATAACATCCA harbors:
- a CDS encoding PEP-CTERM sorting domain-containing protein; the encoded protein is MRTGNLNNTPGLSNFIVWGRIKDDDHETVPEPAALLGLGAIALASRRLRRKSDDA